The following are from one region of the Chionomys nivalis chromosome 16, mChiNiv1.1, whole genome shotgun sequence genome:
- the C16H9orf131 gene encoding LOW QUALITY PROTEIN: uncharacterized protein C9orf131 homolog (The sequence of the model RefSeq protein was modified relative to this genomic sequence to represent the inferred CDS: inserted 4 bases in 2 codons) — protein sequence MEWLLDQFQAKGDMGLLQGQLTHALACRHCRSSICLQSPGSLGLQLLYHLAFLDCLWKQKSEEEEEYGEEKAEESSSLDPLKPYSPSQDTRTGNEFTAAPPQPSCSSEGLPEATELREQVLMQPSSPSRSFPTFQILTNLSVRNKIASGNCLQQRKSQFFWGLPSLHSESLETIFLSLDGPSPLKLSICPSVFFNKVAFLPVYNLLLPYYHSPTYYPTPEAHTMRNLEGTAAGSQPDFLSEAENVNPKGKHPAPKDFWGSMGYRESPPVSRSPVSVPCPPLNTLSEHHRPLEHLSTYKPQQQHRDNLGNLWAFEITTLNFNMGFYEANPACLSLGSETPLKGRSGTENLCVYIDLVSSPSLPSASLPDFAIMGQRVFSESKVLWETKGQRKNLWVSDSPSPAHIPLAPFIEPQRINTVDGFSRSEATWKDPEHTRKCLSSGPSYLNLNPTPVLVQPPLRASPVENLLKSKMCCGDTQRKNDFLASEHLAQSLSQHLLGASSSGVLSEPAGGYMKQNENCCVSASSVWESSPPPQSVLKSHISELSGDPCNYKPMESAGEQRKDSWATELPDPSFLSAHPNTEFICRNVQERQASQAPSPPVVNPLQPTSWTPIQAKALKSEFIQPGLQKEKMSSEAKAKAPSSQGGAVSGVCDHPVSHAWQWSRELKLRLKKLQQSPTFKPPDPHRPLCGSPALNXPESWGLSSCPQHQTHPLSLHPCSSSSGPPKVQRTEPQPVQAPHCPHSSSSRAEQESQKNKRIKWKVRGQTPSPGDVHMKVNENCSGMGEPSNIVVLVSSKRQDKTSVLFSAQKKGSPRKFKAEKRGGTARLGPSXVTRKNPARACKPTEAPRHRFLIKSQYRAHRSPHTVLAQQLLPNAAGSQDQQRAGLVAGDIQNPRHHKHCPWAPKGKQLPSSTRHSPPTRGFQRLLAKFLGVRRPLPTKSSVKYDSTGTQYPPV from the exons ATGGAATGGCTGCTAGACCAGTTTCAGGCTAAGGGAGACATGGGgcttctccaaggccagctgacccacgctctggcctgcagacactgCCGCAGCAGCATCTGCCTTCAAAGTCCAGGGAGTCTG GGACTACAGCTTCTGTACCATTTAGCCTTCCTTGATTGCCTGTGGAAGCAAAagtcagaggaggaggaggaatatggggaagagaaggcagaagaatcatcATCTCTGGATCCACTAAAACCATATTCTCCTTCCCAAGACACTCGCACTGGAAATGAATTCACTGCAGCTCCACCCCAGCCATCCTGTAGTTCTGAGGGCCTCCCCGAGGCCACAGAGTTAAGAGAACAAGTACTCATGCAACCTTCAAGCCCTTCCAGATCCTTCCCTACCTTCCAGATCCTGACCAACCTATCTGTGAGGAACAAGATAGCTTCAGGAAATTGCCTACAGCAGAGAAAAAGCCAGTTCTTCTGGGGTCTTCCCTCgctacacagtgagtccttgGAGACTATTTTCCTGAGCTTAGATGGCCCTTCTCCACTAAAACTGTCTATTTGTCCTTCTGTCTTTTTCAACAAGGTTGCCTTCCTGCCTGTGTACAACTTGTTGCTTCCCTATTATCACTCCCCAACTTACTATCCTACCCCTGAAGCCCACACTATGAGAAATCTGGAAGGAACAGCAGCTGGTTCTCAACCAG ATTTTCTGTCAGAAGCAGAAAATGTTAACCCCAAAGGAAAACATCCTGCACCAAAGGACTTCTGGGGAAGTATGGGATATAGAGAGAGCCCACCTGTTTCCAGGTCTCCAGTGTCAGTCCCCTGCCCTCCTCTAAACACCCTGTCAGAACACCACAGGCCCCTAGAGCATCTGTCCACATACAAGCCTCAACAGCAACACAGAGACAACTTGGGCAATCTCTGGGCCTTTGAAATCACAACTTTGAACTTCAACATGGGGTTCTATGAAGCCAACCCCGCATGTCTCTCCCTGGGATCTGAAACTCCACTGAAGGGTAGATCTGGTACAGAAAATCTCTGTGTCTATATAGACCTAGTTTCATCTCCTagccttccttctgcctctctgcCAGACTTTGCAATAATGGGTCAAAGAGTCTTTTcagagtctaaagttttatgGGAGACAAAGGGGCAGAGAAAGAATCTCTGGGTGTCTGACTCCCCAAGTCCTGCCCACATACCTCTAGCCCCCTTTATAGaaccacaaagaatcaatacTGTGGATGGCTTCTCTAGATCAGAAGCTACATGGAAAGATCCTGAGCATACAAGAAAATGTTTGTCTTCTGGGCCTTCATATCTGAACCTCAACCCAACCCCAGTTCTTGTACAGCCACCCCTCAGAGCTAGCCCCGTAGAGAACCTACTTAAATCTAAAATGTGTTGTGGGGACACTCAAAGGAAAAATGACTTCTTGGCCTCTGAGCATCTAGCTCAGAGCTTATCCCAGCACCTGCTTGGAGCCAGCTCCTCAGGAGTCCTATCTGAGCCTGCCGGAGGGTACATGAAGCAGAACGAAAACTGTTGTGTTTCTGCATCCTCGGTTTGGGAATCCAGTCCACCTCCACAGTCTGTTTTGAAGTCTCACATAAGTGAGCTTTCTGGAGATCCGTGCAACTATAAGCCTATGGAGTCAgcaggagagcagagaaaggacTCCTGGGCCACTGAGCTACCAGACCCCAGTTTTCTCTCTGCTCACCCCAACACCGAGTTTATATGTAGAAATGTACAAGAAAGACAGGCCTCCCAGGCCCCCAGTCCTCCAGTAGTAAATCCTCTGCAACCAACATCCTGGACTCCCATTCAAGCTAAAGCCCTAAAGTCTGAGTTtatccagcctggcctacagaaggAAAAGATGTCCTCAGAAGCCAAGGCGAAGGCCCCATCTTCCCAGGGTGGGGCTGTCTCAGGGGTGTGTGACCACCCTGTGAGCCATGCCTGGCAATGGAGTAGAGAATTAAAGCTCAGACTAAAGAAACTACAGCAGAGCCCCACTTTCAAACCCCCAGACCCACATCGCCCACTTTGCGGCTCCCCAGCTCTTAA TCCAGAATCTTGGGGACTCTCCTCTTGTCCTCAACATCAGACTCATCCTCTCAGTCTGCACCCCTGCTCGTCAAGTAGTGGTCCCCCAAAAGTTCAAAGGACAGAACCTCAGCCTGTCCAGGCCCCTCACTGCCCTCACTCCTCTTCTAGCAGAGCAGAACAAGagtctcagaaaaacaagagGATAAAATGGAAGGTAAGGGGCCAGACCCCATCCCCAGGGGACGTTCACATGAAGGTTAATGAAAACTGCTCAGGAATGGGGGAGCCCTCAAATATAGTGGTTCTGGTCTCTAGCAAGAGACAGGACAAGACTTCAGTTCTATTTTCAGCCCAAAAGAAAGGGAGTCCCAGAAAATTCAAAGCAGAGAAACGTGGAGGGACTGCAAGATTGGGACCCTC CGTCACAAGGAAAAACCCTGCCCGGGCCTGCAAACCAACAGAGGCCCCTAGACACAGATTTCTTATAAAGTCTCAGTACAGAGCTCATCGTTCTCCACACACTGTTCTTGCTCAGCAGCTTCTCCCAAATGCGGCTGGTTCCCAGGATCAACAAAGGGCAGGCCTGGTAGCTGGTGATATCCAGAATCCTCGCCATCATAAGCACTGTCCTTGGGCCCCCAAGGGGAAGCAGCTCCCATCCTCCACACGCCATAGTCCCCCTACCAGAGGTTTTCAAAGGTTGTTAGCTAAATTTCTAGGTGTCCGTAGACCCTTGCCAACTAAATCGTCAGTAAAGTATGATAGTACTGGCACCCAATATCCTCCAGTGTGA